The Leptospiraceae bacterium DNA segment CTATCCTCAAAGCTTTTTCGATTTGTGTTAGTTCTGGTAAAACAAGAATATCCCCAACTCTAATAAAATTCGGATTCTTTTGAAGTCTACTATTGGCCTCAATTAAACCCTCTGTTGGAATATTCAATTTTTCTGCAATAATTACTAACTCACCTTACATTATCATTTCTTCACAAAAGAAATGATTGAGTTCAGGTGAGCCAAACGCACAACTGAGGTTTGCACCTAGCGGTGGGCTTGCTGCCGCAGGCTATTGAATTTATTAATTCATTAGCTTTATCTAATAATACTCTTATATTCGCATTACTTTTCATAAATTTATTCTTTTGCGTAAGGTCAGTTACTAAACTACTATCCGTTCTTTGAACAAGATACTTCTTTTGTATTTTATTGTGAGGCTCTGTATCGTTTTCCTCTTCTTCATTTAATTTTATTAAGGCGTATATACCGACACCTATTCCTCCCAAAATCCACGACCAAACATTTGTTTTCGCTGTTCTCATTTTTTCCTCTTTTAAAAAATTACTTTTAATTTCTCGGATTTAGGTTATGGAAAATAATTAAACAGTCAATTTAAAATTTTATTTTTGATAAAGAATGGTCATTTTTTTGCAAAAAGTTTCTCAATGAATTTCATTTCTTCTTCACCCTACTGTCCACTTTTTGTGCAGTAGTCCATACCTCTTTGTGCTCGCGCAGGAAATAAATACAAACAAGAGGATAAATGAAATTTGCCTTAGAAATATTTTCAAAGTTTCGATTTCTTATTTAAATAAACACAGCAGGTGAGACACCAAATCGTTTGCTGAGTTCTTTTATTTGACGAACGTTTAATTCTCGTTTGCCGTTTAGAATTTCGGAGACTACTCCTACCTTCCTAATTGTTTCATATCTTTCTGGGTAAGATTATGCTCTTCCATTAGAAATTTCAAAACTTCAATAGGCTTTGCGTCTATCGGTTTTAAATTTTCTTTTTCATAAGCTTCAACTAAACTTCCAAGGGTCTCGAGTAATGGGGCAAGCGGATGATTCTGTTTATTCCCTACTTCATCAATCACTAGGTCTAATAGGGAAACAATTTTGTTGTATTCTTTTTTGGAGTGAGGAACGGACAAAAAATCTTTCACTTCCTTCCAGCTAGTTTGCACTCTTTCTAATTCTGCAATCATGATTTATCTCTCCTTCCATTTATCTTTGTCATATTCAGTATGAGTAAGAATATCTCGCACGTATACTTTCTGTCGATTATAATGAATCGCTGCAATGAGTCGAAAATGGTTTCCGTTAATATTAAAAACAGTCAGGTTCCCAACTTGATCGACAGTTCTAAATGCCATTTTAATTCGCTAAAGTTAAAAAAATCAGACTCTTTAATAATCTTGTGCCAGCTTCTTAAAGAACTTCCTGAGGTTGGATAATCTTCTGTGAAATCAGAAAGTTTTTCCAGCTAATAATATGCACAAAGATACCAATATCTCAAATCGAGATTTTGACAAGTATTTTTCTTACTTATGAAAAAAATCAAACACTACGTATTCAGGCTGTTATGCGTAGTTCGAAAAGTTTTGTAAAGCTTTGATTTATTAGACATTGACAAACTGAAACTTCCAGAGGCAATTATTTGGGCAAGTGCTACATATAAGGATGGACATTAGTTACTCGCAATACAAAAGATTTTAAAAACTCTTTTCCTGGAATCAGAATTCCATACAAAGTCTGAATAGTCTTCTCACTTAAAAAATATTCCCGGGTAGGCGAGAGTTTCATATTTAATTTCATTTTCTCCAATGATTGCAATTAACTCAATTCGAATTAGTTTGGGAATTTTTTTTAATTCAGAAGTATTCCAATCATCTTGCCATTTGTCGCCACGCTGTGAATATTTTAATTGGAAACTTTTCACATAAGATAAAATCACATGTTCCGTTCCACCGGCTCTTGGATCAATATCAACCATTTCATCTTCACGTCGCATAAGATAGTAGTATTCACAGTCTTCGCACATTTGGCGTAAAAATAACTGACCTCTCGAATCGCAGGTGACCCAGTTTCTTCGGAATTAGTATGATTTGCGGCAAATGTAACAGTATCCGCTCGACCGTTTGTAGTGGATTCATTTTTGGCTTCGAAGATAAGGCGCTTATGCCCTTGGACATAAAAAGTTTGAGAAAAAGTAGAACGTAGATTTTCAAGAGCGAAAAAATTTCTTTTCGAGACGTTCCTCCTTTAGGATCAGATTCACGGGATATTTTAAAGCAGTATAATAGGCTCCAAAAATTCCACTAAAAATTACACCTAAAATAGCGACTACAATCGAAATTTCAATTAAAGTCATCCCTCGTCGAAATCTTACGCGCATAATCATAAATTACCTACAATCATTAATTCGTGTTTATCTGTGTGCATCCGTGGTAAATCCTTCTTACTCTTACATATATACTAAAACGTACTCGATTTAATTGTCTCAACTGCATATACTTTTTCGCCGTACCCTGACGGAAAATAAATATTTACTTTGATGCGGAAAACTTTGATTACCCCACCAGTCTTTGATCCAGAAGACTTTCCTCTTTTTTTTAAAAGATCGTCCATTTTGGAATTTGTATTCGAACCAAGTAAGTCATCTGGATTAGCAGATTTCTTTTTCTCCCCCTTGTTCAGCGAGTTTTAAAAGATCTAACTCTTCTTCTTTGATTTCTGTTTCGTATCTATAACCTTCGTAGTATAGAATTTCTCCTTTTGAGCTGGTTGTTTCTAGTTTTGGACTCGTATCAATTTGAGCCATTTTGATTTTAGCTAAAACTGCATTCGTAAGAGTTATTGATTGTCTCTGCAAGGACAAACCCTTACTTATAAGAGAAAATGTAAATACAATCGCACTCGCGGCAACTGCAAGTGCGATTGAAATTTCGATTAAAGTAAATCCGCGCCTAATTCTAGTTATCTTCATCTGATTCCTTAATTCTAAAAGTGTTATCCTGACTCGCCGGAGGTTCTATTTACTTCTCCATTTTTACTACAATTTTTCCATTGTATCTATATAATAAAACTGTTTTATTGATGGAATTAGCATCCTCTCCAATATGAATATTATAATCACCCGCTACCCCCGTCGTGCGTAAATGGAATGACTAAAACTCCCGTGTCCAAACTTTACACCCCCGCAAATCCGTTACATCCACTACGCGGTTATTCGATGGTAAATTCACTTCTAAAACTTTTTATGTTGAATTCCGCCTTCAGCGCGAACAAGTTTGGAAGCAGTGTATTTATTTTTTTCCATATCAATTTCAAATAGAA contains these protein-coding regions:
- a CDS encoding type II secretion system protein — translated: MKITRIRRGFTLIEISIALAVAASAIVFTFSLISKGLSLQRQSITLTNAVLAKIKMAQIDTSPKLETTSSKGEILYYEGYRYETEIKEEELDLLKLAEQGGEKEIC